The Helicoverpa armigera isolate CAAS_96S chromosome 7, ASM3070526v1, whole genome shotgun sequence genomic sequence TATtacgtttttatatatttggcGATATCTTTGGTAACTTGTACAAAGTTAATTTCAATAGAACAGCATAAATCTgtaataaagcaaaaaaaaacataaacaaatcgCTTCCCTTGGATCGAACGTCTAaggaaacatattttcattataatgaaGTCAGTCACGAAAGGTCTTCGAATTTCGACGTTCCTCCTTCAATTAGTGGCCTAGTTAATCAACAGGTCTAATTAAATGTGTAGAAGCCCTTCGGATTCCATAATGACACAATGCTACTGCAATTAACTAGGCATGCGTAATGTGGATCGTATGTCTATCAGTGTTATCTACAAAGTagggtaaattattttataggtttatttatttagaacgtTCAAGATGTCTCACGAAGATCACTTCTTAGAATATAATACTTTTAGTTAcaatcaaaaacatatttatagatATGTGTACATAATAGTGTGCAATAAGGAAAGTTTTTCTTGAAGTGGTGACGTCGTAAGTGCTACAGCTGACGATGACTAATGTAATGTCAACAAATTACACCAGCCGTCTGCTAATAATTGTCACTCGTAAAAGACACTTGATCACAGATGATAAGGCCGGACTTTCCGTAGGTCCAGCGCACAGGCAAAATATTCTGAAGCTTTTCACGATTATGTTAGGAATTAAATGTACTTATTAGATCATTATAAATGATCTAGGCCCCTAATATAGAGTCGATATCTCCCTACCATTGGTCTTTGTAGAACAcagattatttatatattagtaaGTATATCATAAATAACACTAACAAAGAAAATTTGTTGGCGTTACAGCAATTCTTTGGGATAGCAGAGACCAACAATAACAAACTCGTATCCACTAACCTCCTATTGAGAGGAAGTGCCAACGGCGATTTCTAACGTCGTCCTTCCGAAAACGCAGGTACATCTACCTGACCTAACGTACATACACATTAGTGCATCCTACCACCGGCACACAGCTATTATACAAAGTACAGGAACTATGTCGGAAATATCGAATCTTTATCGCAGCGAATCTTGATAAGAATTTCATGTTTGTTTGGCAATATTTCAAGGCAACCTTCTACCTTATTCTTCACTGTTATTGGGGTCATTGGGAGTGACAGAgagtcaagaaacaaaaatgttctCCATTAAAATATACTAAGTGCAAGTACCTACGCCCCATAGGGTATCATCAGACTTCAGCTACCTATCGACcagaaataacaaaatgattGACTGGTTTACATTACCAATACAAATCAAAAatagtacttaggtacatacgcacataaaaacttttaacgcACGTCACTACTATATACAGTTCAGTTATTTGCAGGCAATATAATCGATTCATTTGAAAGAATTCCGTTTGATTGAATTTTAGGGCCGCTACTATCTGTGAATACCTCGTGTTTGACAATAAAACGCTTCAGTTTTTTTACCAAACAATGCGCCTGATAACAGATAACATGTCTCGCTTGAGAGAACAGAGATAAAATGGTATTGTCAGTTAACACTCCGACTTCAAGAGTTCAAGTGTTTAGAAACATCTTTCAAATACCAATTGTAGAGCAAAATTGTAATCTCGTTAACACAATGTATTGTGTAAAAGCAGAGTGTACCTATAACGTTATCCGTCATTACGTAATTTTATTCTCGGCAGCTGAGTATGTAGGTCTTGACTAAACGCGGTTAGAAATTCTAATCAGCCTTTACGCATCACACCATAGATATTTGGGAACACTTTATGTAAGTAGTGCCAAACGTCTTCTCAACTTAAtctatttttttagataacttGGATGCATTGTGCCATTTATTTCTGAAGGGcttggaaaatattaaaatagataaaaaacatAGCACAGATGTTAccgaaaagaaaacaaatgaaaatgtaacCTTAACTTACTTGAAGCCTATGAATATTATCTTATGAATTAATAAGCACTGGACACTGAAATTCGCGCTTTTTACACGATAGGATCACATATTCACATACAAGTACATGGTCGAGTATGTACAGTCACTGTATAAGTTTACGGTCCCGGCGATGTTATGGTGCGTCAAGGCACACGTGTGTCGAGGGCACGTGCAGATTCCACAGTGAGCCAGTGAGCGTTCCAGGCGACTGCTCCTGCACTTGACTCAGCCACCAACAACCACGGACAGGCCCATCCTGCTTCTACCGACACAATGGAGTAAATAGAGCATCCACCATACGAGCGGCTTACTACTACTGTCTCATTGTCATCGTTACATAATGCCGTCATTGcacattacctacataaatgttTTCTTATTGATTAAGCGATAGGCTTCCTATAAACAGTTGCACGTTTATTACAGTTTAAATGCGATAAAGTGCATCAATTGCTTGTAAGAGATATTATATTCAAAGCTAAGACAGCAGACTACGATTATTTGCAACTAACTAAACCAACCAGTCGCTAAAATTTGCTAGAAACGAAATGTTACTAAACTGAAGTTACGACACCCAGGTTACACTACTAGGTCCCAAACCTCGTGTTCTAGTTTCTAGCACCATGGAATAGTTAATTGCCATTATCTGTTTTCATGGGGCATTGTTCGACGCTGCGGGCGTGACAACTGCTTCCGCCAAGTTCATTGTCGCACGGGCATGTCGTTGACGCATTCGTGTCCCTCTGTGACCcgcatttttttacaataagtatgTATACTCGTACACATGATTTCGAAAATAGTAATACCTTTGCGATATTCCTCCGATCGTGTGATGATGAGATTGCAGCTTTAACGACGTCCGCTATAGACAGATTAGTCAGTATCAAAATAACGGGCACGTCTCTTATCTATTTATGGTAATCCTATAAACAGGACTAACTAGAAATCGAAGTAGAACTAGTTCCATTACATAGACGACGGATGCACCAGAATATAAATTTATACTACCTGATCGCTATTTTCCCAATTCATATAATTTCTAAACGAGACCAGTTTTAATTAGGTGCGCTTTTGACTTTAATAAGGATATTTGATGACGCCCATAGCTCGTCAACACGTAATTAATGGCAAGGTTGTCaactattttaaactaaaaaaattggCAAGCTCTAGTTATAAAATAGGACAAGCACTCTTAATGGACTTACATACTTCTAGTCACAAAACAAGCTATTCACACATTTAAGTCGAGACAATAGCAAAAGACGTTAATACGCTTTCAAGATTTTTTGAACTCAAAGAGAGTGAAGTCACTATTTCAGCGCTCCAGTTTTGATATGTCGGACATGTTATatataaatcaatcaatcatgaATCTTAATCCGCCAAAGATCATTCGGATCCGAGGGAATCCAAAACACGCTGACCATAGGACTGATGAATAAAAGAAGAATGAATGACCTTGTCCATTGTTACAGTTCCACGTTTCAATACAATTTTGTTCGTACTCAAACATATAtaatattgattgatttattttctatCACATCTTATTTTCACAccacgtttatttattttgtatcacaCAATGCCTAATGCGTTGCAGACTAAAACAAACCTGCATCCGAATCATGTAGCGAGAGTGCTGCCCTTTCGAGCACAAGTCAATTGGTAGAATTGGCTTAATTAAAAGACAagacaaaaatctaaatataagtgattcagtTGAAACAAGGATAAAGACTCAGCAATTTATCCGGCTCGACCATGTAATTGTACGTAAGTACTTGTTATTGTTTTCTAGGAATAATTTAGTCAATTTATCTCAATCAATCAAATTGTCTGGCTCTGAAGTCATAATGAGCCTCAGTTCAGTGACGCTTAGGTTACGATtcagtttcaaattattttttcagtcttcaaactaacaaacaatCACTCTTGCTCGCTCGCACTTTCTCGTGCATTTCTACTTTTTCTGTAACTGATGTCAGGTCAGGACCTCATAAGTTAAATCGGTATCTCCTCTGACACTTTTTGCCAGCGTTTCTGGGGAATCCCATTGgggaattaatttgaaaataaatacaatttcgaTTTGCGGTGCCTATTTAaaccacaaaataattataatttaataaaataattaaattataactgCAACTTATtaagtttgaaataaatacgCTATCCAGTGCGGTGACTAATAATTGACGGGCGTCACCGAATAAAATgatttacttatataaaataaatcatttatttttgaataaatcaattatttctttttttattgcatGTTTATTCCCGATACTAAGTAGGTCAACTGTTGTGTGTGCTAATCAATTGTTACTTCACTGGACTTCGGGATTTATACAAATAAcactaatacataattaattattcgcTTTTACcatttgtttgtgtaaatatcATACATAACTACCTAATATCAATGTAAATTGGCCCAGAGGCTTCGAGATTGTTCAAGAGTTGCTCtgatacacaaacaaaaaaagggGTTCACAAATGGCTGCAAATTAGGTATCAGGTTATTTATAAGGGCTGAGCCGTTAAATTATATGGAAGAAAGTCCAACGCACACCCGACActttgtcataaataaataatatggcCACTACTTTCGTACGCCACTTTCCCTACTTGGCAAATCGATCACCGGATCCTGCGCATACCAATCACGGTTCAAAGTCACctaattttctttaattgtcTAGAGACAAACAATGAAGCATCGCTGTCGGTAGCATTACTATTCCACAGCTGTGCCATACGGGACCGTGCGTGGCATTGTCAATACATAAGAGGTCTTGGTCTTTGATCCCAAATCCGACGCAGAGAAAGTAGATTTTCACCCAAATAGGCAATTGCACAATTTAACAAATGAATTTGTACGTGAATAGAATTACTGAGAGAATTTGACTACGTATTTTTCTGTTTGGTCATTATTATGTCACATTTTCATATTCGTatgttttcagtaaaaaaaaatcatttaagcTGTTTTGACAACAAAGGAACTGCAAAAAAGTATAACATCGTCTAAAGAAAAGCTTATCTacagtacttacctataaaataactgttaaaTCAAAGCTAGCTCTACATTGGTCTACAAAAgcatacaaaaaaattataaaattctttatttaacttataatcacaataaataactatctacaaataatttaaataaataagtaaataaataggtacgatAAAGTCTTTTGACTGGAATCAGACTAATTTCAATGGCACCTGCTATAACCAGCATCCATTAGAACAACGACCGTTGACAGCATAACTGCGAGTTAGTTATGATGAATCTCCCctgaaagaaaaatacacaGCATTATGTACGGTAGAAATCCTATCTTTTTGTAGTAACTTGTAATCCGATAATGGGCTTTGTAGAGCAGGGGATTAATGgcttaacaatttaaataaaaagggaATAATTAAACCCGAAAATGATGCAGTTCTGCTGATCATTGATAGCGAATTCTTACAATATCTTTGTTATTTAGTACAGCTACGTATAGTGTATAGCTCCAGCAGAATTTTGctgttccaatttttttttttagtttgtttcgtTGACCCCTTAAACCTACTTagttattttcagttttaattttaaaacatgtaattaaaaacattgtgtAAATAACATGACCTTTTCATCATACGTTAATGAACCAATTAGTAATGTACAACTTTATAATAGTTCGCTAATTACATTTACGATTTTTCGTCTGCAACTAAAACTGTACGTTGTATAATGTGTCTTAACTTACCtgaaataaggttgaaattcgTAAATGTCGTCTAGGACTCTGCGCACGCGACACGTGACGTTACAGTTCGGCTGCTGCTGTCCGTATACGGAGATAGCTCTCTCCAACAACTGATGTACCGAAGTTAACTCCACCACtatgtaacaaacaaatatttcagtTGAATAATACAAGTAAAAGCTTGTTCTTTCTTATCggtgttttgtaaaaaaataattgcaatcaTATGGCAATTGATAGCTATGTAAATATCGATTTGcggcttgttttattttatctacaatttttcatacattgttattaatttgcaaTTATGTTTGTCATGTCATGACTTTTTGCATAACGTGTATCACGATTACAATTcgacattaataaaattaaaataaataacaggtAAGTTTGTAAAACACCCAGAAATATGAAGCGaccgttttttttaaactgtctattatagttatcggcacgaatcttgagctctgaccttcacctgcgcagaagtaatttattgggtcccttttgtggtatgaagtgaggcgcgggggcgggctaaagcggtgatacTAGATGATAAACTTTATATCGATCGAGGGATGTGAAAACCTAACATGTACCAACATTGTCTAGAGTTGGCTCAAGTAAGTAGGCACTAGGCACACAGTATAGCAAAGATTTGCTCGTGAGCAGCTACGACTCGTAAGTTCAACAAAGGATTTCGGGTTGGGTACTAGTACaatatagtaaaattatttattttagttcttcTATGTAGGTACAGGTACACGATATAAGGTTCCAAGACGCAATCGTGCCCAAAGCCATATTGTACCTAGGTATCGTAAAAAAACCCgtccatataaaataatgtaggtacatattatttttactcacAGTTTTTGGCTCCAAAGTTTCGTTCATCCTCGTCAGTGTTGCCACCGCCATTGTTGTCCTTCTTGAATGAAATAAGTTTCGGTATCACCAACAACATACAAACCACGGCGAGCATAGTCACAAGCTTCTTGAAGATCAACAGTTTCAACAGCAATTTTGCTATTGTCAAGATGTCGAGTTTCAACGACAATTTATCCAAAAATCCTAGGGCGGGTGCAGTGTAGGGTACCCCGTAAGATGGTTTCAGGGGTGGCCCATATATTGGTGGTGGCAATGGCTTATGAATTGGTGGGCCGTAAGACTGAGCTGGAGGACCATACGTCTGGGCTGGGGGACCGTACGAAGGAGCCGGTGGCCCATAGCTATGCGCCGGAGGTCCATAATTTGGAGAAGGAGGACCATAAGTGTTCGGAGGAGCATTGTATGTTATTTCAGGTTCAAACTTCACAGGTGGTCCGTAATTA encodes the following:
- the LOC110381270 gene encoding formin-A, yielding MAIFKYIAVILACGACVSAIVGPGNETKSVLSKTDTYLDAYSKSRIEAEKAKQGVVIITAKDGEKKISNRDDSYQSASGYDYSPPFSSDSSFSSSGSSSYSGSNSYSPPSSNYGPPVKFEPEITYNAPPNTYGPPSPNYGPPAHSYGPPAPSYGPPAQTYGPPAQSYGPPIHKPLPPPIYGPPLKPSYGVPYTAPALGFLDKLSLKLDILTIAKLLLKLLIFKKLVTMLAVVCMLLVIPKLISFKKDNNGGGNTDEDERNFGAKNLVELTSVHQLLERAISVYGQQQPNCNVTCRVRRVLDDIYEFQPYFRGDSS